Below is a window of Dictyostelium discoideum AX4 chromosome 1 chromosome, whole genome shotgun sequence DNA.
taatatcCATGATACCTCTACGACGAGTGGTTGACTTTAATGATGAACCAAACAATTCGATAGTTTGATATTTAAGATAGTAATAACTTGCAATGATACCTAAATTCAATGGGGAAACTTTATCTTGATCGTCTTGAATGGTGATACAATTTGATTGTTCTAACTCCACCAATGTATTTTCAACCAATTCTGAAAGATGTTCAGATAGATGTAAATGTGATACACCGGATAGATTGTAATAATTTGGGTTTTGATTTAAACGACGATATAAGAAAGTCCAAGTTAGGTAATCCAAAGCATCTTGTTTCTTTGTGATGGTTTTAGTTACAATCTCTGAATTGAATTGATCATGTAAACAATGATCTAAATGTGATTCAACTGGTAATGGttcatttaaaaacattttgtAATACTCTTTCTTTGGTGCATGACATAGTAATAAAACTTTGGCAACTTTATTACTAATGACACCACCACCCTCTTGTTTGCCAGCACGACCAATCATTTGTAGGATATCATTGATTGGATAATCAATGTATCTAATGTCTTTGCCTTGATATAATTGTGTACCCATAATAACTACCAATTGTGCAAAAACATTATCTAATAACCATGCGACTGAATGAGTTGCAATCAATACTCTTATTGAACCAGATCTAAATAGAATTTCAACTACACGTCTTTCTCTTTCGGTTAAACCATCATGATAGAATGCAACACCCATTTGAAGTGATTGTTTCAATGCAAATGAATCAACATCCTCTAGATAGGGTGTCAATACATGTTCTTCACAAACTAGATATGGTTTAGTTAAAGTATCCTCGAATGAACTAACATTTGCAATGATATCGGCTGCTAATGATCTTGATAACTTTCTTGTTGGTACGAATACAATTGATTGTTGATTCTTATTTTTGGCAACTTCATAAACTGTTGGTTTTGTCATTGCCAACATTCTTGCATTGAAATGTGGGAATTCGAAACCTTGAATTTGATATTCCACTGGTATTGGACGAACATTTGGATGGAAATTATAACAAGTTTGTGGTGTTGCACCAATCCATAATACTAAATCTCTAGCGTTGGCAATGGAAGAGGATAAAGCAATCACACGAAGTGCATTACCAGTTTGTGTTGAAATGTAACGCATTCTTGAAACGACAATCTCCATTGTTGGACCATATtcaccaccaattaaatGTAATTCATCAACAATCAATAGATTGATAGATTGTAAAGCTTTACGTTGTTTCCATTTTCTAGAGAGGATATCCCATTTCTCACAATTTGTAACGATAATATTTGAACgatctaaaattttattatcagtaACTGCATCACCAGTTAAATCAGAAACTACCAAACCAAATGGTGATTTCACACCAAATTTGTTTGACCAATCCTTTAATCTAACAGAAGCTAAATCTTGCATTGGTGCTAAATAAACAACCTTTGCTTTTGGATTTTGTTTGAAACATCTAATCAAAGCAATCTCTGCACAAACGGTTTTACCACTATTGGTTGGTGCAGAAATGAATGCATTATCATTGGATTGATACATACAATTGAAGACTTGAGTTTGAATTGCATTGAAAATGGAGAAAGTTGGCTTAAAGATTGATTCAGCTTTTGGATCTTTTAAAACTTGAATTGGTAATGGTTGAAGATCTAACAAAGGTCTACATGGTGGATATTTCTctggtaaaattaaatgttggAAACTGATTGGTAATGAATATTCTGCACCAATCCAATGATCACTAATAACACGTACATAATAttgtggtggtaatggttgTGATAATGGTACGGTGAAACTAACCAATTGATCCTCACCATTGaccatctttttctttaatgaGAAATACTCAAAGTATAGAATTCTCTCACCATCCACATCCTCAACTATAATCCACCAACCGATTGAATTGTTATGATAACGTTCATCATACTGAAAATCGGGagtaattgataattcaacCCTTAAAAGGCCATGTAAAATTGGTTGAACATGTGCAGTTAAATCTAATTTTGGGAAATTATGAATTAAATCGAATAATTGTTTACCTTCGGATGGATTTTGAATTGCATTACCAAGTTGTTGAGAATTATATTCGTAGAGATCTTCAATTGGGATACCTCTTCTCTCGAGTTGATTCAATACTTTTGGAGAGATCTTGTGGAATTGACGTAGTGGTGATTGTGATGACCACATTTTACTATCGATCATTTTTGCAAGGTTAAGTATTTTCTTTGCCAATTGTGCCCAACCTTTCTTTAGAACAATTTCAAACAATGCTCTTGTAATACGTGATGCAGATTGTGCAATATAAAACATATCGACCACCAATGCAAAACCatccaatttcaaattactAATATAGGTTTGTAATAAAACATTGATCTTTGAGGAAGGTTCTTCTATATTCTCTTTGATTGGAATTGGTACACGTTCTAGTAATTTCTCTAATTCGAATTTTTCACCCTCTCTAACAAcgacatttttaaattctgaaGAGAGTGAGAAAACACGAAGTAATTCGATATCAGACATTGAAGGTTTCAAATGTTCTTGATAGATTGACATTGATGAATTGGTGATATAATAATGTGATGCGACTTTACCCAATTCTGTCGATTGTAATTTACCTGATTTTCTATCATACTTTATGAGGGAATTCTTTTCTAAAATAGTTGCAGCTGAATGAACTAAATCTAGACGACGTTGTTCCAACAATGGGTCCTTTTCAAAGTCATCATAGGATATCTCGTAAAGTGGTGGATTTCTAATCATACAAATGTAAAGATAAGTATAGCCTAACCAATTTACAGCATCACGTACGGTTTGAATTGAACCCAATACAATCTCTGCATTTAAATTATCGGCTATTCTACTAATGAATTGACTCTCGATTGAGAGTTGAGTATTTAACAAAGAGAGATAGAATTGAAGTTCATGTTGACTAGTGATAATTATACCCTCACCTTCTTTATCAAAAGGTGGACGACCTGCTCTACCCAACATTTGAGTTACATCCAATGGTGATAATTCACACCAACCTTTCTCTGGATTATAAATTTGTGTACCTTTGATGATTACAGTATGTGCTGGTAAATTTACACCCCATGCTAAAGTAGCAGTTGAAATGAGTACTTGAATTCTATTATCCCCGAAAAGATCTTCAACCAATGAACGATCGGATCTTGATAGACCAGCATGATGTATACCAATACCATAGGGTAAAAGATCTTTTAACTCTgcattttgaatttgttttgatGCTGTTGCTCTCAAGATCTCTCTAGATGCTGGATCTCTAATATATCTATCTATCGATTGATCTTCGACGGCACGATCACGTAAATCCTTACCTGTCTTTGCAGTTTCACGACGAGAATGAAcgaaaattaatatttgatgatCACCAACTCTTTCTGATACTTTTGTGAATGTAATGTCATTGCAACgttgtaattgtttaataCCTCTATCAGAGATACCAATGTATTGTTGCTCCAATGGTATTGGTCTATAGGATGAGTCAAAGTAGAACACACCATCGGGTTCAACACGTAAAAAGGTTGCAACATCTTCATAGTTTGGTAATGTAGCTGATAAACCAACCAAACGTACCATTTGTTGAGTTGATTCAATCATACGCAATGTTCTTGCAACGATGCACTCCAACACAGGTCCTCTTTCATCATGAAGTAAATGAATCTCATCGATAATGATTAACTTCACCAATTGAGTGTATGCACGGTCACCTGACTTTCTAGTGATAATATCCCATTTCTCTGGTGTTGTCACAATGATTTGAGTCTCTGAGATTTGTTTATTAGTTAATGATTGATCACCAGTGAGCTCATTCACTACGATGCCATAGGATTTCAAACGTTTACTGAAATTACCCACCATCTCCTGTACGAGTGATTTCATTGGTGCAATGTAAACAATCTTAAAGGCATCCAATCTGATCTTACCACTATCTCTATCACGATTCTTTCCAATTTCATGTAGAATAGTTAACATTGCAACATTAGTCTTACCACTCGACGTTGGTGCACTcaacaataaattattatcagtcTTGAATgcacaatcaaataatttacttTGAACTCTATTTAAACTCTTTACACCAGACTCTTCAAATGGTAATCTTGACCATTCTGGTAACTCCTCAATCGATATCAAACGTTCATTTGGATTAAATGGTGGATTTGCTCTTGCTGGTACATGAATCTCTTCAAATCCTTTATATTGTTCACGTTTACTACCttttggaaatttaaattctttatttgtcATTAAATGACTACCTTGTTGAAATGATAATTcttctaaatttaataatttttttggttttttaatttcatcttgttgttgttgttgttgttgtttcatttcaacatcttttttatttgattctgTTTTTTCTATTGTTTTttctgttgttgctgctgtaaCTTCATTACCCTTTAATCTATTCAATATACTTAATGTTACTGGATTACTTGACATTTCatcttcaattttttttctttcttgaTCGTTCTCTGCTTTTGCTAATAATGTACaatataaaactaaaaaaaaaaaaaatgttagtaaaaaaaaattaataaattttaataaaatcaatttgaaaaaaaatacttactagtttgtttattatttataattaattttaaaaaatctaatttatcaattgtaaAAAGGTCAACTAATTGTTGTTCACATCTTCTAACATTTGGTTGAcgtaaaatatttaaagttttCTCTGCTAATTGTTTTGATAAATCATGATCTCTTTCAAATTCACtaatttttctttgaatCCAAAATGAATCGATTTCATTTGGACTAAttaatttactattattatttttatcatcttttgtattttttgtaTCTGGTTTttgtgatttattattattattattattctctttaattttttgattttcatcatcatcattattattttcatctttagTTTGAATTTCAGAATCTTGAGCTtcactatcattattattattatcatcaacttcattattatcaacatcatcatcatcatcatcatcatctctaatttcaaaatcactTAAATtctcttcttcctcttcttcatcaaTAATGACAGCAACACCTTGCTCATCATCTAAAGAATccattgattgttgttgttgctgttgttgttgttgttttgctAATTCGCTATCTTTGAAATCTGTAATTTGTTTACCAAGTTGAGTTAATTCAGCAAATGATACATCATTTAaaccttttaataattttgaaatttcaattttcttTTCAGGTGCACGAATTGTATCGTCCTTTAAgattgataaaatttcatcCAATGCGCCTTTAACGACTTCAGTTGGTTGATCACCAACATAACGTTGaataaatgttaataatGTTTCATAGGTTATACGAGTTTCTTTGGTTTTTGGTTTATATAATCCTTGAAATGATTCAGTTGCtgataaaatatcaattggtttttcattattattattaccattggATTTTCTATTGGTTGATTTCTTTTCCAATGGATTTTGATTCTTTACTTTTTTAGTGGTTGAATAGGTATCATTGGATGAATTTACATCACCACCTTCCTTTTCAATGGTTTTTCTCTTTAAATTTTGCATCTTTTCTAATAATTCCAAAGGTTTTGAGTAGTTAACTCTATCTCCCATTTCACCTCTTAATCTACCCCATAATGTTTCTGGTTCACCCTTTGGTTCTTTTAATTCACTTCTATTTCTTTCTGAATAAAATACTAAATTtgaattctaaaaaaaaataaagaataaaaataaaaataaaaataattaaaattaaaatttataagttgagagttaaaaaaaaaaataaaaaaaataaatacttaCTTCTTTATATCCATATTGTTTTGATCTTGCTAATTCTTCAGACATGTTTTTtaagtgaaaaaaaattaattaattaattaataaaaaaacaatgtcctatttgtttgtttataaataaaaaaaacaaatatgttgaaatgaaattttttaaaattttctgaaataaaaaaaaaaaaaaaatggaaattaaaaaaaataaaaaaaaaaaaaaaaaaatttaaaacaacggtttttcatttgttgaattttttcaaatgtgATCTTGAACTTCCCCATTtctgtttttaaaattttttttttaattatcttattaaatttttttctttttttcataatttaaaatttttcttttttggaataataataataataaaacattggaaaaaaaggtttataataaatttaatttggttatccttacattttttttatttttatttaacatttctttatttaaaaaaaaaaaaaaaaaataataaaactaaaattaataaaaaaggaaaataaaaaaaaaaaggatttaatAACAATTTCATTGCAACCATCAATAAACGAATcgggaaattaaaaataaacaaaaaaataaaaataattcaaaaataaaaaaaaataaaataaaaaaaaaaaaattaaaaaaaaaaaaaaaaaaaaaaaaatcgcattttcattaattaaaaaaaaaaaaaaaagcccaataattatagtttttatatatatatataatgaaCAATGAAAACATAGAATCAATGGATATTGAgcctccaccaccaccaccttcACCACCACTTACAACaataacatcatcatcatcgtcattatcattatcttcatcatcatcaaactTTAACaaagaagaattaaaacTTTGGGTTGGTAGTTTACCAGATGAAGTAACAGAGTTAGAATTAAGAGAattcttttcaaaatattcaattaacgaaattaaattaacagAGAATTCAAGtatacaaaaacaaaatgcaTTTGTAACATTTTTCGATAAAGAATCAGCAAATAGAGCACGTGAAGAATTATctcaacaattatttaaaaatcaaagattaaaaatcaattgggCAAGTGTAAAACCACAAAAATATTCTGATATGCCtgtaataacaacaacaacaacgccaacaccaacaacaccaccattaacagcaacagcaatagcaataccaacaacaacagtatCAACACCACCTCATCATATTTCACAATTACATACGAAAACAATTCATATGGACCCATATAATAGTTTGAGTCATTATGGTACGGgtattcatcatcattatactcatccacaaccaccacaaacaTTTTCAACTGGTTATCATTCAGTTTATTATGGTAATAAAGAAACTAGTGGTAAAGATAGTACTGAAACTAATAACTCCtctgtaaataataaagcatacccaccaacaccaccaaccacagtttaccaccaccaccaccaccaccaccaccacaaatgacaacaacatcaacaacaactgttgtatcaacaccaccaccacctcatACACATCCACATACACATACACATCCACACCCACACCCACATCCTCATTCATACCCTTACactcatcaacatcatcctCCCCCTCCTATTCCTATGCCCATTCCTATTCCTCTTCATCACCATCCACATCATCCACATCATCCTCATCACccttcaccaccaccaccaccaccaccgccACATTCATCACTTCATCATCATAGTAGTCATCATAGTAATCATCatccaaaaataataagTGATAATGATCCatatgtaaataaaaaattatttttgggATCACTTGGTGATGAACCTGAAGAAGAAGTGCGTTATAGGTTTAGTAGATTTGGTGAGATCGATTGTTTCGATTTAACAAGTAAAGGTGTCGCATTTGTTCGTTATTTAAAGACTGAGAGTGCAATTATTGCAAAAAGAGAATTGGGATATAGATATAAGATACAATACGATAAAAGAGAACCAAGAGATCATTATCATTTCGATCCAAATGGACCATCTTCGTTCATTAGTGGTGGTGCTAGTCAATATTATGGTCCTGATTATTATtctaaacaacaacaacaaccacaacaacaaccacaacaaccaccacttTCATCTTCGACTTCGTCATCATtgtcatcatcttcttcacatccaacaccaccacaaccattaccattaccattaccaccattaccaccaacGTCATCATCTTCCTTATCTACATTTTATAATGAACCTTTATCAACAGAGGaatataatcaatttttattatttttagaaaaattacAACCAACTAgatcattaattaaagtttgtatattcaaaaatagttttaaattattattatcatcatcattattattattattataattattatcatcataaatcctaatatatatatgtacaACCCCACACATTCAAATATAGGAATCAAAAGATTGGTTTATTTTACATTTAAAGAGTGGTAAAccaataattcaattaatgagcaaatatattaataatcaattaacaTTGACAACCGTTCAAAATAAGATTGAAATCATCTATTTAATCAAtgatattctttattttggTGCATCAAGAAGGGGAAGTGAACAAAGTGATCAAATCTCTGATTTATTTGAACCATTTCtaccaattattattacttctTTCTCTAAAGAACCAATTCAAGTtcaacaaaaattatttcatgTATTGGATATTTGGGattcaagatatttttatcCTTATAAAGTTATtcaacattttaaaaatttattaaataaataaaataaaaataaaaataataataataatatctttaccattatcatttgtatttgattttaaatttttttatttttatttttatttttattttatttattactattaaaataatttatatgtattgtttttttttttatttctttttttttttttttttataaatatgatACTGTTAGTGGTACATCATTGGTATGACCCATTGATACAACACTATCTAACATCAttgtatataaatataaaattttttctaCTGATTCAGGACTTTTAGCCCAAATTGATTCCTCGTTTGAATCAATTTCTAATACCAATTGATAAGTACCATTTGGGAATTCTAAATTTGTACGACCTTCTTTACAACCTACAATACTATCTTTTGATAAAGCTAAATCAATTGGACAATCATTGAAACCAATTGATGGTAATAATTCAGTCTTTAAACGTGTTAAAGcctcttttaataataaacattttcttacattatcaccattttcattaacgctattattattactattattattattatcttcatttGTATTGATCcaatttgtaaattctttatttttatcattaccaactgtcgttataaaaattttatcaaaatcacAATCTGCTTTAACTTTACCAGTTGTTAATAATCTATCTAATGTTGAATGAATACtttcaaaagaaaatgtaaattcgcttgataatttaattggtgtctaaattaattattattattattatttttataattaggataaattaataaaagtttttttttttttttttttttttttttttttttactttataatattaaatttaatattattataattatttactttaatttttaaaatgaatgatggttcattatctttattttgtgGTTCAATTCTTTCAACGATTGTACTAATCcattgatttttataaagtATATGAATTGGACCAATTGAAGTATCGTCATCAGTTAATACTGGGAAATCTCTTTCATCTCCATTATCATCAGTTCTAAAGagtttattttctttttctttttctttttctaatctttCCTTTTCTATTTGTTCTTCTTGTTTTTGCTCTGTTACATATTGATCTTTAGCTGAAATCatctctttaattaattgttttctaCTTGCTGATaatggtaaatttaaatctaatttaTATTGTGATTGTGGTGTTGAAGTTGgctgtttttgtttttgttgttgtaataaaaTTGCTCTTTCATCTTCatatttaattggtttaattaGTGATGATTCTATTCTTTTTCCAACTAATTTACAACTTAAAACACACCAacattttggttttggtggtATTGAAGTGGTTGGTATATCTAAAATATTTGGAGTTGctgttgatggtgatgatgttattggtggtggtgtttgTTGTTTATTCTTTGGGTCAACTTCTTCATCCAAGTGTGGTGAGGTTGATGTACTACTAAAATCTCTTTTTGTATtgattgtattattaaaaaatttatttgaattaatttttaattttctaatttttattatgttaTTACTAatcattttatataaatgtatatattgttttatttacaaatatcaaatatcaaaaaaaaaaaaaaattatgaaaaaaagaaaagtttttttttttaaaattgaattttttttttttttttttttttttttttttttttaaaaaaataaaaattatgtaTTTGTTTCTTATTTACACCCTTATttgaaacattttttttatattttttttatttttttattttttttttttattttttttttatatttactttataatataaaaattgttgttatattcaaaaaaaaattatttgcactataattggaaaaaaaaaaatgaaaattaaaaaaaaaaaaaaacaaataattaattaatttaataaattttttttttttttttctttttttattataatcattaaaatagaaaaatatatatttttgatttattagatATATTGTATCTAAAATGTGTGccataaatctttttttttttttattttaattttcatttttttttt
It encodes the following:
- the ascc3l gene encoding DEAD/DEAH box helicase, which gives rise to MSEELARSKQYGYKENSNLVFYSERNRSELKEPKGEPETLWGRLRGEMGDRVNYSKPLELLEKMQNLKRKTIEKEGGDVNSSNDTYSTTKKVKNQNPLEKKSTNRKSNGNNNNEKPIDILSATESFQGLYKPKTKETRITYETLLTFIQRYVGDQPTEVVKGALDEILSILKDDTIRAPEKKIEISKLLKGLNDVSFAELTQLGKQITDFKDSELAKQQQQQQQQQSMDSLDDEQGVAVIIDEEEEEENLSDFEIRDDDDDDDDVDNNEVDDNNNNDSEAQDSEIQTKDENNNDDDENQKIKENNNNNNKSQKPDTKNTKDDKNNNSKLISPNEIDSFWIQRKISEFERDHDLSKQLAEKTLNILRQPNVRRCEQQLVDLFTIDKLDFLKLIINNKQTILYCTLLAKAENDQERKKIEDEMSSNPVTLSILNRLKGNEVTAATTEKTIEKTESNKKDVEMKQQQQQQQDEIKKPKKLLNLEELSFQQGSHLMTNKEFKFPKGSKREQYKGFEEIHVPARANPPFNPNERLISIEELPEWSRLPFEESGVKSLNRVQSKLFDCAFKTDNNLLLSAPTSSGKTNVAMLTILHEIGKNRDRDSGKIRLDAFKIVYIAPMKSLVQEMVGNFSKRLKSYGIVVNELTGDQSLTNKQISETQIIVTTPEKWDIITRKSGDRAYTQLVKLIIIDEIHLLHDERGPVLECIVARTLRMIESTQQMVRLVGLSATLPNYEDVATFLRVEPDGVFYFDSSYRPIPLEQQYIGISDRGIKQLQRCNDITFTKVSERVGDHQILIFVHSRRETAKTGKDLRDRAVEDQSIDRYIRDPASREILRATASKQIQNAELKDLLPYGIGIHHAGLSRSDRSLVEDLFGDNRIQVLISTATLAWGVNLPAHTVIIKGTQIYNPEKGWCELSPLDVTQMLGRAGRPPFDKEGEGIIITSQHELQFYLSLLNTQLSIESQFISRIADNLNAEIVLGSIQTVRDAVNWLGYTYLYICMIRNPPLYEISYDDFEKDPLLEQRRLDLVHSAATILEKNSLIKYDRKSGKLQSTELGKVASHYYITNSSMSIYQEHLKPSMSDIELLRVFSLSSEFKNVVVREGEKFELEKLLERVPIPIKENIEEPSSKINVLLQTYISNLKLDGFALVVDMFYIAQSASRITRALFEIVLKKGWAQLAKKILNLAKMIDSKMWSSQSPLRQFHKISPKVLNQLERRGIPIEDLYEYNSQQLGNAIQNPSEGKQLFDLIHNFPKLDLTAHVQPILHGLLRVELSITPDFQYDERYHNNSIGWWIIVEDVDGERILYFEYFSLKKKMVNGEDQLVSFTVPLSQPLPPQYYVRVISDHWIGAEYSLPISFQHLILPEKYPPCRPLLDLQPLPIQVLKDPKAESIFKPTFSIFNAIQTQVFNCMYQSNDNAFISAPTNSGKTVCAEIALIRCFKQNPKAKVVYLAPMQDLASVRLKDWSNKFGVKSPFGLVVSDLTGDAVTDNKILDRSNIIVTNCEKWDILSRKWKQRKALQSINLLIVDELHLIGGEYGPTMEIVVSRMRYISTQTGNALRVIALSSSIANARDLVLWIGATPQTCYNFHPNVRPIPVEYQIQGFEFPHFNARMLAMTKPTVYEVAKNKNQQSIVFVPTRKLSRSLAADIIANVSSFEDTLTKPYLVCEEHVLTPYLEDVDSFALKQSLQMGVAFYHDGLTERERRVVEILFRSGSIRVLIATHSVAWLLDNVFAQLVVIMGTQLYQGKDIRYIDYPINDILQMIGRAGKQEGGGVISNKVAKVLLLCHAPKKEYYKMFLNEPLPVESHLDHCLHDQFNSEIVTKTITKKQDALDYLTWTFLYRRLNQNPNYYNLSGVSHLHLSEHLSELVENTLVELEQSNCITIQDDQDKVSPLNLGIIASYYYLKYQTIELFGSSLKSTTRRRGIMDIISNAPEFNSLPIRHREDQILMKLASHLPQKIDKPNYQEISTKVNVLLQCHFSRESISADLYQDQKFILENATRLLQAIVDVISSNSWLQPAIAAMELSQMITQAMWDSDSVFKQLPHMNKRRIDAITSQGIESVFDLMSLDDNSRIQLLDLSQQESNDLVQSFMKYPDIDISYQVQDEDDLHADSIMTVEMVIERDLGDDEENPIEINDSINVVSAPYYPKEKICGWWALIGDSKNNHLLAIKRITFLKKTKVKFEFPTPAVGKHQLSLYLFSDSYNGCDQEHELNINILPAEIEDEDEDEEEDNEMDE